CGCTTCCGCCATATTCCTGAGCATCACTGTTGAGAAGTTCCCGCCAGAATCCGGCCCGCGGAACGATCAACCGGTAATGATGCCGAGGAACCGGGGTAAAGTTACAAACCACCAGGACGAGGTCATGCTCTTCTTCCCCTTTGCGGAGAAAAGCGATGACACTCTGTTCCCAGTCATGAAAATCTACCCATTGAAATCCTTTGTGCTCGAAATCCCGCTCGCTGAGAGCGGGAACCTCCCGGTAGAGGCGGTTAAGATCCCTGACCCACCGGACGATGCCCTGGTGAAACGGATACTGCAACAGGTACCAGTCCAAACTATCGTCGTGGTTCCACTCCCGCCATTGACCTATTTCGCTACCCATAAACAGGAGTTTTTTTCCGGGATGTCCGTACATGTAACCGTATAAGAGCCTGAGGTTGGCGAATTTCTGCCAGTCGTCACCGGGCATTTTTCCCAGAAGCGACCCTTTTCCGTGAACCACTTCATCATGGGACAGAGGCAGTATAAAGTTTTCTGAAAAAGCGTACCAGATACTGAAGCTCAGTTGATTGTGATGGTATTTGCGATGAACCGGGTCTCGGCTGAAATAGTCAAGAGTATCGTGCATCCAGCCCATGTTCCATTTCATGCCGAACCCCAACCCTCCCTGGTAGGCCGGCCGGGATACCATGGGCCAGTCGGTCGATTCTTCGGCGATTGTCTGTGTGTCAGGAAATCTCTCATACACCATTTCATTGAATCGCCTGAGAAAAGTAATAGCCTTAATGTTTTCCCGGCCTCCGTATTCATTAGGGACCCACTCGCCGTCC
This genomic interval from Atribacteraceae bacterium contains the following:
- the glgB gene encoding 1,4-alpha-glucan branching protein GlgB, with the protein product KQRNARSSPCSVYEFHAGSWKRKTEEGNRPLSYYELAEQLPFYIRDMGFTHVEFLPVMEHPFYGSWGYQSTGYFAPTSRFGEPQGLMCLVDALHREGIGVIFDWVPSHFPTDEFGLVYFDGTCLYEHADPRQGFHPDWKSAVFNYGRNEVRSFLISSALFWLEHYHADGLRVDAVASMLYLDYSRQDGEWVPNEYGGRENIKAITFLRRFNEMVYERFPDTQTIAEESTDWPMVSRPAYQGGLGFGMKWNMGWMHDTLDYFSRDPVHRKYHHNQLSFSIWYAFSENFILPLSHDEVVHGKGSLLGKMPGDDWQKFANLRLLYGYMYGHPGKKLLFMGSEIGQWREWNHDDSLDWYLLQYPFHQGIVRWVRDLNRLYREVPALSERDFEHKGFQWVDFHDWEQSVIAFLRKGEEEHDLVLVVCNFTPVPRHHYRLIVPRAGFWRELLNSDAQEYGGSGQGNFGGVETKPLSTGKGGALLSITLPPLGVVFFQWEISMVIP